In one Drosophila pseudoobscura strain MV-25-SWS-2005 chromosome X, UCI_Dpse_MV25, whole genome shotgun sequence genomic region, the following are encoded:
- the BORCS6 gene encoding BLOC-1-related complex subunit 6 yields the protein MTHRSQDIPIRPRYGYTEEENEQGEHTQRTSSDTPASSYTEIPFLAQYPGAVPDHVLQDITPTAANTNSLPGQDGDDSYVNLDSGEEEDQPEGDDDDSNSKDSSGEPLQMRGKSETNAPYVESGEMRHFVAHNLEEKLREGAGAGTPLDYSSEHTTPSTSMGPGGGEGILTRRFLQSRNIPEVDGNVLSDIELEAQYLATSVDNLLENLGNLLHSISSITADNVEVHKNAVNKLTDTLDANIKCQYQLLAKTEEITKSMKPTERLGQRIREIKRLVDTLDSIM from the exons ATGACACACCGCAGCCAGGACATACCCATCCGCCCGCGCTATGGCTACACTGAGGAGGAGAACGAGCAGGGGGAGCACACGCAGCGGACGAGCAGTGACACACCCGCCTCATCCTACACAGAAATCCCCTTTCTGGCGCAATATCCGGGGGCAGTACCCGATCACGTCCTGCAGGACATCACCCCAACGGCGGCTAATACGAACAGCCTTCCCGGCCAGGATGGGGACGACAGCTACGTGAATCTGGACTCTGGCGAGGAGGAAGATCAGCCGGAGGGCGACGATGACGACAGCAATTCCAAAGACAGCTCCGGGGAGCCCCTCCAGATGCGGGGCAAGTCGGAGACCA ATGCTCCGTATGTGGAGTCCGGGGAAATGCGACATTTCGTGGCCCATAATCTGGAAGAAAAGCTGCGTGAGGGGGCTGGCGCTGGCACGCCTTTGGACTATTCCTCGGAGCATACGACGCCCTCCACATCGATGGGCCCTGGTGGAGGGGAAGGTATCCTCACGCGCCGCTTTCTCCAGTCGCGGAATATCCCAGAGGTGGATGGCAACGTGCTCAGCGACATTGAGCTGGAGGCCCAGTATCTGGCCACCTCGGTGGACAATCTGCTAGAGAACCTGGGCAATCTGCTGCACTCGATCTCCTCGATAACGGCCGACAATGTGGAGGTGCACAAGAATGCGGTGAACAAGCTGACGGATACGCTGGATGCGAACATCAAATGCCAGtaccagctgctggccaaaacGGAGGAGATCACCAAGTCGATGAAGCCCACAGAGCGATTGGGCCAAAGAAT CAGGGAGATCAAGCGACTGGTGGACACTCTGGACAGCATTATGTAG
- the Cypl gene encoding peptidyl-prolyl cis-trans isomerase-like 1 — translation MLALPDPAAGTIPDKAWQPHFVTLETSMGEITVELYWKHAPNTCRNFAELSRRGYYNNVVFHRIIRDFMIQGGDPTGTGRGGTSIYGAEFGDELHGDLKHTGAGILSMANSGPDTNGSQFFITLAPTQWLDGKHTIFGRVYTGMEVVKRIGMVETDKNDRPVDPLRIVKAKVEKL, via the exons ATGTTGGCCCTGCCTGATCCCGCTGCTGGAACCATACCCGACAAGGCATGGCAGCCACATTTTGTGACCCTTGAAACGAG CATGGGCGAAATTACTGTAGAACTGTACTGGAAGCATGCCCCCAATACGTGCCGCAACTTTGCAGAGCTCTCTCGCCGGGGATACTACAACAATGTGGTTTTCCATCGCATCATTCGCGATTTCATGATTCAGGGCGGCGATCCCACGGGTACTGGACGCGGCGGCACCTCCATCTATGGCGCGGAATTCGGAGACGAGCTCCATGGCGACCTCAAGCACACGGGCGCTGGGATCCTATCGATGGCGAACAGCGGCCCAGATACGAATGGATCGCAGTTTTTCATCACATTGGCGCCCACGCAGTGGCTGGATGGAAAGCACACGATCTTCGGCAGGGTCTACACGGGCATGGAGGTGGTGAAGCGCATCGGAATGGTGGAGACGGACAAGAACGACAGGCCGGTGGATCCATTGAGGATCGTCAAGGCAAAGGTCGAGAAGCTCTGA